From Butyricimonas paravirosa, one genomic window encodes:
- a CDS encoding thioredoxin family protein, translated as MRKIILLLTLLFAGVIGEAYAQGIRFHEGSFDEALVRAKQEKKLIFIDFYTEWCGPCKWMSMNVFNRSDVGDFFNKNFVCCKIDAEKEGKELAIKYKVQAYPTLLFLDSKGEVISKAIGKLEPLQLIESGKTAISGDKTYNYSNLEKEYQQRKHDPEFLKHYIEQMSKMGKRLYEAVENYLRVQTEMEESSVEMMEFLMKYKKDLLLGGKVEEVFTENYDEYMDIATRLEEGVLVDMMYRMYSATRGIATNTKNVELFKRVIQFAHNLPEEYMVNFEDLRLDLLIVEDNIKEYRKEAVNYIDSMILCKTIDEVHECDKAFHARRCHEIDSTGEGGMYKEMYKEVYRDFEANRQINAIIKEGNRLLNGAKKKDYKNIWRWIDYGKKLLPTNCAIRNFEATVLYRQGKKEEAIALKKGILVSKDLDNRRLKYIIEEELKSMEQGTF; from the coding sequence ATGAGAAAAATTATTTTGTTATTGACACTCCTGTTTGCGGGAGTGATTGGAGAAGCGTATGCCCAGGGTATTCGTTTTCACGAAGGGAGTTTTGATGAGGCGCTAGTGCGGGCCAAGCAGGAGAAGAAATTAATTTTCATTGATTTTTATACGGAATGGTGTGGTCCATGTAAATGGATGTCCATGAATGTTTTTAATCGTTCGGATGTCGGAGATTTTTTCAATAAGAACTTCGTGTGTTGTAAAATTGATGCAGAAAAAGAAGGAAAAGAATTGGCGATAAAATACAAGGTTCAAGCTTATCCGACACTACTTTTTTTGGATTCAAAAGGCGAAGTGATAAGTAAAGCTATCGGTAAATTAGAACCTTTACAGTTAATCGAATCCGGAAAAACGGCAATTAGTGGTGATAAGACATATAATTACTCTAATTTAGAAAAAGAGTATCAACAAAGAAAACATGATCCGGAGTTTTTGAAACATTACATAGAGCAAATGTCAAAAATGGGGAAACGTTTATATGAAGCTGTTGAAAATTATTTGAGAGTGCAGACGGAAATGGAAGAATCCAGTGTGGAAATGATGGAATTTCTTATGAAGTATAAAAAGGATCTATTATTAGGTGGCAAGGTGGAAGAGGTCTTTACGGAGAATTACGATGAGTATATGGATATTGCTACGAGACTTGAGGAAGGTGTGTTGGTTGACATGATGTATCGGATGTATTCTGCAACCCGAGGAATTGCAACAAATACTAAAAATGTAGAATTGTTCAAGCGGGTAATACAGTTTGCACATAACCTTCCGGAGGAATATATGGTCAACTTCGAAGATTTGCGTTTGGATTTACTTATAGTAGAGGACAATATAAAAGAATATCGAAAAGAGGCTGTGAATTATATCGATAGTATGATTCTTTGTAAGACCATTGATGAGGTACATGAATGTGATAAAGCATTTCATGCTCGACGGTGTCATGAGATTGACTCCACGGGAGAGGGAGGAATGTATAAAGAGATGTATAAAGAAGTTTATCGTGATTTTGAGGCAAATCGTCAAATTAATGCCATTATTAAGGAGGGAAATCGTTTATTGAATGGGGCGAAAAAGAAAGACTACAAAAATATTTGGCGTTGGATCGATTACGGGAAAAAACTTTTGCCGACAAATTGTGCTATCCGGAATTTTGAAGCAACGGTGCTCTATCGCCAAGGAAAAAAAGAGGAGGCGATAGCGCTGAAAAAGGGCATTCTAGTTTCTAAAGATTTGGACAATCGTCGCTTGAAGTATATTATCGAGGAGGAATTGAAGAGCATGGAACAAGGAACATT